One Cellulosimicrobium protaetiae genomic region harbors:
- a CDS encoding acyl-CoA dehydrogenase family protein: MTTVDLVALRDHLRPVGAALREHALAIDADPGALHTLLDSGVLPYRQLGGFPPGYLDDPLRVRGVPVHVRTCVERAVVAETLAWGDASVVVGAPGPSMSGIVVDDLADDEQRDRFYRRVAEPRTWTFFGLTEPDRGSDAAALETAVVELPGGPDDGSAPGHGSPRTVLRGHKKYVGNVARASLGVVFARHRPGPLGVGVYLVDTDRPGFDAAPLVLTGMRSIQLGEVRLRDVPLRPEDTLGRHLSPSRRGLLGAVRTFNRLRPVVASLAVGVTQAALDYVRAERSSFTADERWRLETFDDRLHAARALVLQAARAADDDPADGTLPAAAKAAALDLAEEVTHAVPPLLGPGARWEHPYLDKLVRDVPGLEMMEGTRTVQRLTLAQGWLQGRARHAELV, translated from the coding sequence ATGACCACCGTCGACCTCGTCGCGCTGCGCGACCACCTGCGTCCCGTCGGCGCGGCGCTCCGTGAGCACGCCCTCGCGATCGACGCCGACCCGGGCGCGCTGCACACGCTCCTCGACTCCGGCGTCCTGCCGTACCGGCAGCTCGGCGGCTTCCCGCCCGGGTACCTCGACGACCCGCTGCGCGTGCGGGGCGTCCCGGTGCACGTGCGCACGTGCGTGGAGCGTGCCGTCGTCGCGGAGACGCTCGCGTGGGGCGACGCGTCCGTCGTCGTCGGGGCGCCGGGGCCGTCGATGTCCGGGATCGTCGTGGACGACCTCGCCGACGACGAGCAGCGCGACCGCTTCTACCGGAGGGTCGCCGAGCCGCGCACGTGGACGTTCTTCGGCCTCACCGAGCCGGACCGCGGCTCGGACGCGGCGGCGCTGGAGACCGCCGTCGTGGAGCTCCCGGGCGGGCCCGACGACGGGTCCGCGCCCGGGCACGGCAGCCCCCGGACGGTCCTGCGCGGCCACAAGAAGTACGTGGGGAACGTCGCGCGCGCGAGCCTCGGCGTCGTCTTCGCGCGGCACCGCCCGGGCCCGCTGGGCGTCGGGGTCTACCTCGTCGACACCGACCGGCCGGGCTTCGACGCCGCGCCGCTCGTCCTCACGGGCATGCGCTCGATCCAGCTCGGCGAGGTGCGGCTGCGCGACGTCCCGCTGCGCCCCGAGGACACGCTCGGGCGGCACCTGTCGCCGTCGCGCCGCGGGCTCCTGGGCGCCGTGCGCACGTTCAACCGGCTGCGTCCGGTCGTCGCGTCGCTCGCCGTGGGCGTCACGCAGGCCGCGCTCGACTACGTGCGCGCCGAGCGGTCGTCGTTCACCGCCGACGAGCGGTGGCGCCTGGAGACGTTCGACGACCGGCTCCACGCCGCGCGCGCCCTCGTGCTGCAGGCGGCGCGCGCCGCCGACGACGACCCGGCCGACGGGACGCTGCCCGCGGCGGCGAAGGCCGCCGCGCTCGACCTCGCGGAGGAGGTCACCCACGCGGTGCCGCCGCTGCTCGGCCCCGGCGCGCGCTGGGAGCACCCGTACCTCGACAAGCTCGTCCGTGACGTGCCCGGCCTCGAGATGATGGAGGGCACGCGGACCGTGCAGCGGCTCACCCTCGCGCAGGGCTGGCTGCAGGGCAGGGCACGGCATGCCGAGCTCGTCTGA
- a CDS encoding ATP-grasp domain-containing protein, with product MTVEQVAEAAAPDAAPDAVTAAGAEPFLARTKRALAGAPDAPLVLLGNFEVEDAWAVGEVGLPSVGGASATAALVNRMDELALLLAGPDDHVVLKAEPDPDHLAHLDALGVGLPTVHVAESSDPLRTVTLDALDSPVLLARLRDLATDGVRLLAHGTSSAEEDLATATGLRSVLTDAATTKAVNSKVYSRGLCDELGIEQARGWACRTVEDFERACAEAARLVADGATVGVKDAYGVSGKGILVVEDPRRLDQLVRMVTRRAARSGDDRLAVVVEVWADKAADLNYHFTVGQDGSVAFDFVKEAITEGGVHKGHRIPSRLPAVQVDTLAELSGRLGARLAADGFHGLVGVDALVRTDGSLLPVLEINARSNMSTYTVPLQERFQPEGWVALARQYPLVLDAPLSFAALHDVLGDLLPGAVGEAGLVVQGTGTVNAGASSATPGGTFAGRLHGLLVAPDDDALARLDRAVTERLTERPARRTTAPAAATPIEGDPR from the coding sequence ATGACGGTCGAGCAGGTGGCGGAGGCCGCCGCCCCGGACGCTGCCCCGGATGCCGTGACGGCAGCCGGCGCCGAGCCGTTCCTCGCACGGACCAAGCGCGCGCTCGCGGGCGCGCCCGACGCGCCGCTGGTGCTGCTCGGGAACTTCGAGGTCGAGGACGCGTGGGCGGTCGGGGAGGTCGGCCTGCCCTCGGTCGGGGGCGCGTCCGCGACGGCCGCGCTCGTCAACCGCATGGACGAGCTCGCGCTGCTCCTCGCGGGCCCCGACGACCACGTGGTGCTCAAGGCGGAGCCCGACCCGGACCACCTCGCCCACCTGGACGCGCTCGGCGTCGGGCTCCCGACCGTGCACGTCGCCGAGTCGAGCGACCCCCTGCGCACCGTCACGCTCGACGCGCTCGACTCGCCCGTGCTGCTCGCTCGCCTGCGCGACCTCGCGACGGACGGCGTGCGGCTCCTCGCGCACGGGACGTCGTCGGCGGAGGAGGACCTCGCGACCGCGACCGGGCTGCGCTCGGTGCTCACGGACGCCGCGACGACGAAGGCCGTCAACAGCAAGGTCTACAGCCGCGGGCTGTGCGACGAGCTCGGGATCGAGCAGGCGCGCGGCTGGGCGTGCCGGACCGTCGAGGACTTCGAGCGCGCGTGCGCCGAGGCGGCCCGGCTCGTCGCGGACGGCGCGACCGTGGGCGTCAAGGACGCGTACGGCGTCTCCGGCAAGGGGATCCTCGTCGTCGAGGACCCGCGCCGGCTCGACCAGCTCGTGCGCATGGTGACGCGCCGCGCCGCGCGCTCGGGCGACGACCGCCTCGCCGTGGTCGTGGAGGTCTGGGCCGACAAGGCGGCCGACCTCAACTACCACTTCACCGTGGGCCAGGACGGCTCGGTCGCGTTCGACTTCGTCAAGGAGGCGATCACCGAGGGCGGCGTCCACAAGGGCCACCGCATCCCGTCGCGACTGCCCGCGGTGCAGGTCGACACGCTGGCCGAGCTGTCGGGTCGCCTCGGTGCGCGGCTCGCCGCCGACGGCTTCCACGGCCTCGTCGGGGTCGACGCGCTCGTGCGCACGGACGGCTCGCTGCTGCCGGTCCTGGAGATCAACGCGCGCAGCAACATGTCCACGTACACCGTGCCGCTGCAGGAGCGGTTCCAGCCGGAGGGGTGGGTCGCGCTCGCGCGCCAGTACCCGCTCGTGCTCGACGCCCCGCTGTCGTTCGCGGCGCTCCACGACGTCCTCGGCGACCTGCTCCCCGGCGCCGTCGGGGAGGCGGGGCTCGTCGTCCAGGGGACGGGCACGGTCAACGCCGGCGCGTCGTCCGCGACACCGGGCGGCACGTTCGCCGGCCGGCTCCACGGCCTCCTCGTCGCGCCCGACGACGACGCCCTCGCCCGCCTCGACCGCGCCGTGACGGAGCGGCTGACGGAACGGCCCGCCCGGCGCACGACGGCGCCGGCGGCCGCGACCCCGATCGAAGGAGATCCCCGATGA
- a CDS encoding 3-oxoacyl-[acyl-carrier-protein] synthase III C-terminal domain-containing protein has translation MTTLVDVGAHVPATRVPIRDLADELGLDHLELGVFERFFGLREVCTAPGESLTDLLVAAARAVPGLAGNEHRVRYVLGARTIATVAPVGVNPLHDAADRLGLDHAVVWTLTQHACASALLAVDVAGRLLAADGDPDALALVLTGEKAFSPGSRLIEGTTIMGEGTAAVLVAASVLAAAPTGTSAAGPARAAGSPVLSYATRTLGEYHQVPLPEDLAGPFGVAYTEVLAEVVVEAVERAGLTLDDLALVLPHNVNRVSWRRLCSRLGLPIARVRLDDVPVTGHCFGADSFIGYAAARAEGRLRPGDPFLMVAVGLGATFSAMVLRYAPHETEEPA, from the coding sequence ATGACGACCCTCGTCGACGTCGGCGCGCACGTCCCCGCGACGCGCGTGCCCATCCGCGACCTCGCGGACGAGCTGGGCCTCGACCACCTCGAGCTCGGCGTGTTCGAGCGATTCTTCGGGCTGCGCGAGGTCTGCACCGCGCCGGGCGAGAGCCTCACGGACCTCCTCGTCGCCGCGGCCCGCGCCGTGCCCGGCCTCGCCGGCAACGAGCACCGCGTCCGCTACGTGCTGGGCGCGCGGACCATCGCGACGGTCGCCCCGGTCGGCGTGAACCCCCTGCACGACGCCGCGGACCGCCTCGGGCTGGACCACGCGGTCGTGTGGACCCTCACCCAGCACGCGTGCGCGTCCGCGCTGCTCGCGGTCGACGTCGCCGGGCGCCTGCTCGCCGCGGACGGCGACCCCGACGCGCTCGCGCTCGTCCTCACGGGCGAGAAGGCGTTCAGCCCGGGCTCCCGCCTCATCGAGGGCACGACGATCATGGGCGAGGGCACGGCCGCCGTCCTCGTGGCGGCCTCAGTCCTGGCGGCCGCACCGACGGGCACGTCCGCCGCCGGGCCCGCGCGCGCGGCCGGCAGCCCGGTGCTCTCCTACGCGACGCGCACGCTCGGCGAGTACCACCAGGTCCCGCTCCCGGAGGACCTGGCCGGACCGTTCGGCGTCGCGTACACCGAGGTGCTCGCGGAGGTCGTGGTCGAGGCCGTCGAGCGGGCGGGCCTGACGCTGGACGACCTCGCGCTCGTCCTGCCGCACAACGTGAACCGGGTGTCGTGGCGGCGCCTGTGCTCGCGCCTCGGGCTGCCGATCGCGCGCGTCCGCCTCGACGACGTCCCCGTCACCGGGCACTGCTTCGGCGCCGACTCGTTCATCGGGTACGCCGCCGCGCGCGCCGAGGGCCGGCTGCGTCCCGGCGACCCGTTCCTCATGGTGGCGGTCGGGCTGGGTGCCACGTTCTCCGCCATGGTCCTGCGCTACGCGCCCCACGAGACGGAGGAGCCCGCATGA
- a CDS encoding type III PLP-dependent enzyme: protein MTPTPSPTTPGSADLAAVAQEYGTPVYVYDGDVLAANYRALRDRLHPALGIFYSLKANPNVSVCGLLHSLGANAEVSSLTELRTALAAGVEPQDILFLGPGKSRDELMACLNSGVRAIIVESLPELALVDELARATGRPARVVLRVNPSFSVKGSGLTMGGKPRQFGIDEQQLLDAPDLCAGLTTARVVGVQVYMGTRILDESTIVENTTRIFELAERLAERLGFPLELVDVGGGLGVAYFERERDLDVDVLTTALNPVIEAFVERHPATDLVMELGRYLVALCGTYVARVRYVKESMGERFAVADGGTNHHMAAVGIGSFVKRNFPMRKVGAAPGAEVVPWNVTGPLCTPNDTIGKAVPLPADLAPGDLVAVDRSGAYGATASPVHFLSHGYPAEVLTLGADTFLVRHADTPDDLLSRQVFHDLGARVQPVVAAP from the coding sequence ATGACCCCGACTCCGAGCCCGACGACGCCCGGGAGCGCGGACCTCGCCGCGGTCGCGCAGGAGTACGGGACGCCCGTGTACGTCTACGACGGCGACGTGCTCGCCGCGAACTACCGCGCCCTGCGCGACCGCCTGCACCCCGCGCTGGGGATCTTCTACTCGCTCAAGGCGAACCCCAACGTCAGCGTCTGCGGGCTGCTGCACTCGCTCGGCGCGAACGCCGAGGTGTCGTCGCTGACGGAGCTGCGCACCGCGCTCGCGGCGGGCGTGGAGCCCCAGGACATCCTGTTCCTCGGCCCGGGCAAGAGCCGCGACGAGCTCATGGCGTGCCTCAACTCGGGGGTGCGGGCGATCATCGTCGAGTCGCTCCCGGAGCTGGCCCTCGTGGACGAGCTCGCGCGCGCGACCGGGCGCCCGGCGCGCGTCGTGCTGCGCGTCAACCCGTCGTTCTCCGTCAAGGGCTCCGGCCTGACGATGGGCGGCAAGCCGCGCCAGTTCGGCATCGACGAGCAGCAGCTCCTCGACGCGCCGGACCTGTGCGCCGGGCTCACGACGGCCCGTGTGGTCGGGGTCCAGGTGTACATGGGCACGCGCATCCTCGACGAGAGCACGATCGTCGAGAACACGACGCGCATCTTCGAGCTCGCGGAGCGGCTCGCGGAGCGGCTGGGCTTCCCGCTCGAGCTCGTCGACGTCGGCGGCGGGCTGGGCGTCGCGTACTTCGAGCGGGAGCGCGACCTGGACGTCGACGTCCTCACCACGGCGCTCAACCCCGTGATCGAGGCGTTCGTCGAGCGGCACCCCGCGACCGACCTCGTCATGGAGCTCGGCCGCTACCTCGTGGCGCTGTGCGGCACCTACGTCGCGCGCGTGCGCTACGTCAAGGAGTCGATGGGCGAGCGCTTCGCCGTCGCCGACGGCGGCACGAACCACCACATGGCGGCCGTCGGCATCGGGTCGTTCGTCAAGCGCAACTTCCCGATGCGCAAGGTGGGCGCCGCGCCCGGCGCCGAGGTCGTGCCGTGGAACGTCACCGGCCCGCTGTGCACGCCCAACGACACGATCGGCAAGGCCGTCCCGCTCCCCGCCGACCTGGCGCCGGGCGACCTCGTCGCCGTGGACCGGTCGGGGGCGTACGGCGCGACGGCGTCGCCCGTGCACTTCCTCAGCCACGGGTACCCCGCCGAGGTCCTGACCCTGGGTGCGGACACGTTCCTCGTGCGGCACGCCGACACGCCCGACGACCTCCTGTCCCGCCAGGTCTTCCACGACCTCGGCGCGCGCGTCCAGCCCGTCGTCGCCGCCCCCTGA
- a CDS encoding acyl-CoA dehydrogenase family protein, protein MSTDVVAPAPAEAVEVSPEEGGAPVRADGPAGLRAVARELGPVAALTALAGLLPVAALPGEYVLLPDDVPPPGDWAQVGEVASDTGPLLVWRAPRAGAARQVAEAHDAAAPAVADAAPAAGEAATGAADAAPVAGETAATRAADAAWRIGVAWVRAGLCERLTDRAVERLRGRTLGGTATVNLPPVRLVLADAALAHLEAQALLGGAAARDAAPDGGASISGVSLARVTAVLDRSSRAVHNLFGASGFVDGEPARLARTIDLLGHAGGTLPGGTAGREGHDA, encoded by the coding sequence ATGAGCACGGACGTCGTCGCGCCTGCCCCCGCCGAGGCCGTCGAGGTGTCGCCCGAGGAGGGCGGCGCGCCTGTCCGCGCGGACGGCCCGGCCGGCCTTCGCGCCGTCGCGCGCGAGCTCGGCCCGGTCGCGGCGCTCACCGCGCTCGCGGGGCTGCTGCCCGTCGCGGCGCTGCCCGGCGAGTACGTCCTGCTGCCCGACGACGTCCCGCCCCCGGGTGACTGGGCGCAGGTCGGCGAGGTGGCGTCGGACACCGGCCCGCTGCTCGTGTGGCGGGCGCCGCGAGCCGGCGCGGCACGGCAGGTGGCCGAGGCACACGACGCTGCGGCGCCCGCCGTGGCGGACGCCGCGCCCGCCGCAGGGGAGGCCGCGACCGGTGCGGCCGACGCCGCGCCCGTCGCGGGGGAGACCGCGGCGACCAGGGCGGCCGACGCCGCCTGGCGCATCGGCGTCGCGTGGGTCCGGGCCGGCCTGTGCGAGCGCCTGACCGACCGGGCCGTCGAGCGGCTGCGCGGACGCACGCTCGGCGGCACGGCGACCGTGAACCTGCCGCCGGTCCGCCTGGTGCTCGCGGACGCGGCGCTCGCCCACCTCGAGGCGCAGGCGCTCCTGGGCGGGGCCGCCGCACGGGACGCGGCACCGGACGGCGGGGCGTCGATCTCCGGGGTGTCGCTCGCTCGCGTCACCGCGGTGCTCGACCGGTCGTCGCGCGCCGTCCACAACCTGTTCGGCGCGTCGGGGTTCGTCGACGGCGAGCCCGCGCGCCTCGCCCGCACGATCGACCTGCTCGGCCACGCCGGCGGGACGCTGCCGGGCGGGACCGCCGGCCGGGAAGGACACGACGCATGA
- a CDS encoding acyl carrier protein has translation MSIGTPTNTESQEALGRERVVGAVVEALSSVLGRPLPDVTDATRLFDDLDLDSTSVLGLLMALEDSLDMEVDPESLEQHHLESVGSLTDFVVEHSTRN, from the coding sequence GTGAGCATCGGCACCCCCACGAACACCGAGTCCCAGGAGGCCCTCGGGCGCGAGCGCGTCGTCGGCGCCGTCGTCGAGGCGCTGTCGAGCGTCCTCGGGCGCCCGCTGCCCGACGTCACCGACGCGACCCGCCTGTTCGACGACCTCGACCTCGACTCGACGAGCGTCCTCGGCCTCCTCATGGCCCTGGAGGACTCGCTCGACATGGAGGTCGACCCGGAGTCGCTCGAGCAGCACCACCTCGAGAGCGTGGGCTCGCTGACGGACTTCGTCGTCGAGCACTCGACCCGGAACTGA
- a CDS encoding acyl carrier protein: protein MTSPLPGTLDDLVLRHVAAALGVAPADVDPEGDLAGLGLGSVQVLALLGDLEDALGVDLDPEAVVDNPTPRALAEHLRGVVDVPGTAA from the coding sequence ATGACCTCACCGCTTCCCGGAACTCTCGACGACCTCGTGCTGCGCCACGTCGCCGCCGCCCTGGGGGTCGCCCCGGCGGACGTCGACCCTGAGGGCGACCTCGCCGGGCTCGGCCTCGGTTCGGTCCAGGTGCTGGCCCTGCTGGGCGACCTGGAGGACGCGCTCGGCGTGGACCTGGACCCGGAGGCGGTCGTCGACAACCCGACGCCCCGCGCGCTCGCCGAGCACCTGCGCGGCGTCGTGGACGTCCCCGGGACCGCGGCATGA
- a CDS encoding 4'-phosphopantetheinyl transferase family protein: MSVVDPETEVELWFVDTTPPPAERDMRVVLSPVPTVRSCSTAGGDVLGTEVLGAAVLGAAERDRARRLASPADAARYVRAHVAAHEVLAARTGLSPADVRWEVGPHGKPGPVVGQRWNLSRSGDHALVALAETDVGVDVQVRDPRVDVHRLAARFLAPAVARSGADPDLWRCLSRLEACAKAVGGRLLDVLGLDVGAPGLVRADGGPWHGQEWWVSDVAAPAGAVAACATPGPRAHAHRTHVWGADTPSPVSVRGAAGGAR; this comes from the coding sequence ATGAGCGTCGTCGACCCGGAGACCGAGGTCGAGCTGTGGTTCGTCGACACGACCCCACCCCCCGCCGAGCGCGACATGAGAGTCGTTCTGAGCCCCGTCCCGACCGTCAGGTCGTGCTCGACGGCGGGTGGCGACGTGCTGGGGACCGAGGTGCTGGGCGCGGCGGTGCTGGGTGCGGCGGAGCGTGACCGTGCCCGCCGCCTCGCCTCGCCCGCCGACGCCGCGCGCTACGTCCGCGCGCACGTCGCGGCGCACGAGGTCCTCGCGGCGCGCACCGGCCTGTCGCCCGCCGACGTGCGCTGGGAGGTGGGGCCGCACGGGAAGCCGGGGCCCGTCGTCGGGCAGCGGTGGAACCTCAGCCGCAGCGGTGACCACGCGCTCGTGGCGCTCGCGGAGACGGACGTGGGCGTCGACGTGCAGGTGCGCGACCCGCGCGTCGACGTCCACCGCCTCGCCGCGCGGTTCCTCGCCCCGGCGGTCGCGCGGTCGGGCGCGGACCCCGACCTGTGGCGCTGCCTCTCGCGGCTGGAGGCGTGCGCGAAGGCGGTCGGCGGTCGGCTGCTCGACGTGCTCGGGCTCGACGTCGGGGCCCCCGGTCTCGTGCGAGCCGACGGCGGCCCGTGGCACGGGCAGGAGTGGTGGGTGAGCGACGTGGCCGCACCGGCCGGCGCCGTCGCGGCGTGCGCGACGCCCGGGCCGCGAGCGCACGCGCACCGCACCCACGTCTGGGGCGCGGACACCCCGTCGCCCGTCTCCGTGCGGGGCGCCGCGGGGGGTGCGCGGTGA
- a CDS encoding MATE family efflux transporter: protein MPSSSEEAGATSVATASPAAGDLPPVPPPPGAGTTDPGPTVGALRRRVVRLAAPICAALVVGALAQLVIAALLGHMGDDALYVRSLFIPVTFLVLAVQEGLDVSTQVGFARLHGSRARSAGDGSGGDAGEGAGGDAGDDGATVPTSATTALLGRFVAAGAAVLGGVALLVVLVAPALADVLSVPEPLVAEFVAFARWTVVASVLSVPTAVAAAALRGWARTGASATVALLVAGLQVLVVWVVGLVGGFGVLAVPVAITGSTLVGAGVAWALLVRARLLPRPGHVPGLRRLLALRRHPAPQRLAAWWRRALRALPAGSWTTPTAQPPVPPPPPPPPPPPSSRPAADPVPPPPGGAASSVQAPSASAAPAAGDVDERVDVRALLLGVGLPVGLSYLLLTVTNLVMVWVLGPSGTDVVAGYGGAATVQTLVIVPAIGLAAAVSIVMNQQWGAGGLSLLPRTLRAGTVVVAGVYVVVGVLVLLTAPLVAGRLSADPDVAAQAALYLRVVGPSYAGVGLVLYLLTLLEQLGYGRVAVTLNVLYHAVSLGVGGVLARTGGGPVALYTTIAVTNVVGLAVMLPVAVRLVRRRATAEPAEPVEPADTVAEVAR from the coding sequence ATGCCGAGCTCGTCTGAGGAGGCGGGCGCGACCTCGGTCGCGACGGCCTCGCCGGCGGCTGGCGACCTGCCGCCCGTCCCCCCGCCGCCCGGCGCGGGCACGACGGACCCCGGCCCGACGGTCGGGGCGCTGCGCCGTCGGGTCGTCCGGCTCGCCGCCCCGATCTGCGCGGCGCTCGTCGTGGGGGCGCTCGCGCAGCTCGTCATCGCGGCGCTGCTCGGGCACATGGGCGACGACGCGCTCTACGTGCGCTCCCTCTTCATCCCCGTGACGTTCCTCGTCCTCGCGGTCCAGGAGGGGCTCGACGTCTCGACCCAGGTCGGATTCGCGCGCCTGCACGGGTCCCGTGCCCGGAGCGCGGGAGACGGCTCGGGTGGCGACGCGGGGGAGGGCGCCGGGGGTGACGCGGGCGACGACGGCGCGACCGTCCCGACGTCGGCCACCACGGCACTGCTGGGACGGTTCGTCGCGGCGGGCGCGGCGGTGCTCGGCGGGGTCGCGCTGCTCGTGGTCCTGGTCGCGCCGGCGCTCGCCGACGTGCTGTCCGTGCCGGAGCCGCTCGTCGCGGAGTTCGTCGCGTTCGCCCGGTGGACCGTCGTCGCGAGCGTGCTCTCCGTCCCGACGGCGGTCGCCGCTGCAGCGCTGCGGGGGTGGGCGCGCACGGGCGCGTCGGCGACCGTGGCGCTGCTCGTCGCGGGTCTGCAGGTGCTCGTCGTGTGGGTCGTCGGGCTCGTGGGCGGGTTCGGCGTGCTCGCGGTCCCCGTCGCGATCACGGGCTCCACGCTCGTCGGCGCGGGCGTCGCCTGGGCGCTCCTCGTCCGCGCCCGCCTCCTCCCGCGGCCCGGGCACGTCCCGGGGCTGCGGCGGCTGCTCGCGCTGCGTCGTCACCCGGCACCGCAGCGCCTCGCCGCCTGGTGGCGCAGGGCCCTCCGCGCGCTGCCCGCCGGGTCGTGGACGACGCCGACCGCGCAGCCGCCGGTCCCGCCGCCACCGCCGCCTCCCCCGCCGCCGCCGTCGTCCCGTCCGGCTGCCGACCCCGTGCCGCCGCCACCGGGCGGTGCGGCGTCCTCCGTGCAGGCCCCGTCGGCGTCGGCCGCGCCTGCCGCGGGCGATGTCGACGAGCGCGTCGACGTGCGCGCGCTGCTGCTCGGCGTCGGCCTGCCGGTCGGCCTGTCCTACCTGCTGCTCACCGTGACGAACCTCGTCATGGTCTGGGTGCTCGGGCCGTCGGGCACCGACGTGGTCGCCGGCTACGGCGGCGCCGCGACGGTCCAGACGCTCGTCATCGTGCCCGCGATCGGGCTCGCCGCGGCCGTGAGCATCGTCATGAACCAGCAGTGGGGCGCGGGCGGGCTCTCCCTCCTGCCGCGCACGCTGCGCGCGGGCACGGTCGTCGTCGCGGGCGTGTACGTCGTCGTGGGGGTGCTCGTCCTGCTCACGGCGCCGCTCGTCGCGGGTCGGCTCTCCGCCGACCCCGATGTCGCCGCGCAGGCGGCTCTGTACCTGCGGGTGGTCGGCCCGTCGTACGCGGGCGTCGGGCTCGTGCTGTACCTGCTGACCCTGCTGGAGCAGCTCGGGTACGGGCGCGTCGCCGTGACGCTCAACGTGCTCTACCACGCCGTCTCGCTCGGCGTCGGCGGCGTCCTCGCGCGCACGGGCGGGGGACCGGTCGCGCTGTACACGACGATCGCCGTGACGAACGTCGTCGGTCTCGCCGTCATGCTGCCCGTCGCCGTCCGCCTCGTCCGACGGCGTGCCACGGCCGAGCCGGCCGAGCCGGTCGAGCCGGCGGACACGGTCGCGGAGGTCGCGCGGTGA
- a CDS encoding HAD-IA family hydrolase, which translates to MNVTPTGPVTAPDTWAWRGAALLLDLDGTLVDSTAAIDRHTLAWAARLGLDGDAVVAASHGRRDVEVVRLVAPGADVAREVEWLHRISCDDTEGVVAVPGAAELLDDLDPRAWTVVTSAAREVALARLTAAGLPVPARFVCAEDVARGKPDPEGFLAGARLLGVDPRRCLVLEDSAAGVAAGRDATATVLAVGPDDVPGAHHAVADLRPVVARAVGREVEVVVTTRAAAPLKAPVDDLPEFVA; encoded by the coding sequence GTGAACGTGACCCCGACCGGCCCCGTGACCGCGCCCGACACCTGGGCGTGGCGTGGCGCGGCGCTGCTGCTCGACCTCGACGGCACGCTCGTCGACTCGACGGCGGCGATCGACCGCCACACGCTCGCCTGGGCGGCACGGCTCGGGCTCGACGGCGACGCGGTCGTCGCGGCGTCGCACGGCCGCCGCGACGTCGAGGTGGTCCGCCTCGTTGCGCCGGGCGCCGACGTCGCACGTGAGGTCGAGTGGCTGCACCGCATCTCGTGCGACGACACCGAGGGGGTCGTCGCGGTGCCCGGCGCGGCGGAGCTCCTGGACGACCTGGACCCGCGGGCCTGGACCGTCGTGACGTCGGCGGCGCGCGAGGTCGCGCTCGCGCGGCTGACGGCGGCAGGGCTGCCGGTGCCGGCGCGGTTCGTGTGCGCGGAGGACGTGGCCCGCGGCAAGCCCGACCCGGAGGGGTTCCTCGCCGGGGCGCGACTACTCGGCGTCGACCCGCGACGCTGCCTCGTCCTGGAGGACTCCGCCGCGGGCGTCGCCGCAGGCCGGGACGCGACGGCGACCGTGCTCGCGGTCGGCCCCGACGACGTCCCCGGCGCGCACCACGCCGTGGCGGACCTGCGCCCGGTGGTGGCCCGCGCCGTCGGCCGCGAGGTGGAGGTCGTCGTGACGACGCGCGCCGCCGCCCCGCTGAAGGCCCCCGTCGACGACCTGCCGGAGTTCGTCGCATGA